One stretch of Euphorbia lathyris chromosome 7, ddEupLath1.1, whole genome shotgun sequence DNA includes these proteins:
- the LOC136235011 gene encoding uncharacterized protein encodes MLVEDESDYFEETLRVYENEVSNLRGRIRPVPPPVDIVNGDICYGRCVDVHYNDCWWEGVIFDCEDGSGRNVFFPELADEMLTPVANTRISQDWNDVSGLWKNRGKWFFLESLEQLEDANCFHFKPKEFWLELRQKDKFQKLGDWTCDDKELWNILVLETFGDKLKHFMGRISNLTHLPELQGLVESANFINVQTRQPDVSVCQEAASVLPHVSVCQEAVSVLPQDLSAVPGKQNEKFDTHSSDKVGVVSSSGGNNISGEWKPSNSKKNNWLPAGSDMVTGAEFCPDAITKYLQKKKKHEVSCIVDVRKHLLHLRWKIEYLKQEQTRLRYTSPDGKAYYALRQVCLFLNDHGKRNSSITQDEKGGPLSCSDDSPSPLSEELPENQVPPVSSNPNLVYIEPEYCPEAALEWYTKSPSMVKKRKGFTEMTWRAKKHLSAVGWKFKRVDHSGRLELRYISPEGKIHNSLRAACMASIGTSASTSRRREAVSKVQADAACQRSSLRILKSRKRKKRLQSSSLDKQLDISDARKTRSRVLRTRKRVKQVADPDPSDEKPLTVLSWLIDNNIVLPRAKVHFYSGSDTHSTAGGRITREGIQCNCCCEVYNLRGFKFHVSGDYDSPAANIFLEDGRSLLDCQKKLIHKEMEKFVEKPVRNLKGSPDHDLNDDICSICQDGGALLLCDGCPSSFHNSCIGLVDIPKKEEEWFCPSCCCKICGHNKLKVDTEFSIEDAAALNCTQCKKKYHIWCIRNKGDPSLKMTTRENWYCTKKCKEIFSGLNELLGKPIPAGSDNLTWTLLKLNHSDSHKLDAFNDEAWIENCSKLNMAVDMMHECFEPVKDPYSKRDLLRDVIFNRRANLKRLNFEGFYTIVLQKEDEFISVATIRVWDKLAELPLVATRLEYRRVGMCRKLMNVLEKKLMELGIERIVLPAVSSVLNTWTGPFGFSEMMDSEKLALVDHIFLNFQGTVMCHKKLMQIPFC; translated from the exons ATGCTTGTTGAGGATGAATCAGACTATTTTGAAGAAACTTTGAGGGTTTATGAGAATGAAGTTTCTAATCTTCGTGGGCGCATAAGGCCAGTTCCTCCTCCCGTTGACATCGTAAATGGGGATATCTGTTATGGAAGGTGCGTGGATGTGCATTATAACGACTGTTGGTGGGAAGGTGTGATTTTTGACTGTGAAGATGGCTCCGGGAGGAATGTATTTTTTCCGGAGTTGGCGGATGAAATGCTGACTCCGGTTGCTAATACGAGGATTAGTCAAGATTGGAATGATGTTAGTGGGTTGTGGAAGAATCGTGGGAAATGGTTTTTCTTGGAATCGCTTGAGCAACTTGAAGATGCTAATTGTTTTCATTTTAAGCCAAAGGAATTCTGGTTAGAATTGAGACAGAAAGACAAATTTCAGAAACTCGGTGACTGGACTTGCGATGATAAAGAATTATGGAACATTTTGGTGTTGGAAACATTTGGTGATAAACTTAAACATTTTATGGGTCGTATTTCAAATCTAACACACCTTCCGGAGTTACAAGGGTTGGTAGAGTCTGCTAATTTTATTAATGTGCAGACACGTCAACCAGATGTATCCGTCTGTCAAGAAGCAGCAAGTGTTTTGCCTCATGTATCCGTATGTCAAGAAGCAGTAAGTGTTTTGCCTCAGGATTTATCAGCTGTACCTGGAAAGCAGAATGAGAAATTTGATACTCATTCTTCAGACAAGGTGGGAGTTGTTTCTAGTTCAGGTGGAAATAATATAAGTGGAGAGTGGAAGCCTTCGAATTCCAAGAAAAACAATTGGCTACCTGCTGGCTCGGACATGGTTACTGGAGCTGAATTTTGCCCAGATGCTATTACTAAATATttacagaaaaagaagaagcatgAAGTTTCTTGTATCGTTGATGTTAGGAAACATCTTCTACATCTACGGTGGAAAATCGAGTACTTAAAGCAAGAACAGACTCGATTACGTTACACTTCTCCTGATGGGAAAGCGTACTATGCTCTTCGTCAAGTCTGTTTGTTTTTGAATGATCATGGAAAAAGAAATTCTTCGATCACTCAAGATGAGAAAGGAGGTCCATTAAGTTGCTCTGATGATTCACCATCCCCTCTTTCTGAGGAGCTACCAGAGAATCAGGTTCCTCCGGTTTCTTCTAATCCTAATCTAGTTTATATCGAACCCGAATACTGCCCAGAAGCAGCTCTAGAGTGGTACACAAAGTCACCAAGCATggttaagaaaagaaaaggtttTACGGAAATGACATGGAGAGCAAAGAAGCATCTTTCAGCTGTGGGATGGAAATTTAAGCGAGTTGACCATTCTGGCAGGCTTGAATTGCGCTATATTTCACCAGAAGGGAAAATTCATAATTCACTTCGGGCGGCCTGCATGGCTTCTATTGGAACTTCTGCTTCTACAAGTAGACGTCGGGAGGCAGTAAGCAAGGTTCAGGCAGATGCAGCCTGTCAGAGAAGTTCTTTGAGAATATTGAAATCcaggaaaagaaagaaaagattaCAATCATCTTCTTTAGATAAACAATTAGACATTTCAGATGCTCGGAAAACCAGAAGCCGTGTTCTTAGAACAAGGAAAAGAGTGAAACAGGTTGCAGATCCTGATCCCTCAGATGAGAAGCCTCTAACAGTCCTGTCTTGGTTGATAGACAATAATATTGTCTTACCAAGAGCAAAAGTACATTTCTATAGCGGAAGCGACACCCATTCAACTGCTGGAGGTCGTATAACTCGAGAGGGAATCCAGTGCAATTGCTGTTGCGAGGTATATAATCTTCGTGGCTTTAAATTTCATGTCAGTGGCGACTACGACAGTCCGGCTGCCAACATATTTTTGGAAGATGGAAGGTCTTTGTTAGATTGCCAGAAGAAACTTATACACAAAGAGATGGAAAAATTTGTGGAAAAACCGGTTCGAAATTTAAAAGGCAGTCCGGATCATGATTTAAATGATGATATATGTTCAATTTGTCAGGATGGCGGGGCTCTTTTATTATGTGATGGGTGTCCTTCATCATTCCATAACAGTTGCATTGGTTTGGTG GATATtccaaaaaaagaagaagaatggtTCTGCCCATCATGCTGTTGTAAAATTTGTGGCCATAATAAACTGAAAGTAGACACTGAATTTTCAATCGAAGATGCTGCTGCTCTGAACTGTACTCAGTGCAAGAAAAAAT ATCATATTTGGTGCATTCGGAATAAGGGAGACCCCTCCTTAAAAATGACTACAAGAGAAAATTGGTATTGTACCAAAAAGTGCAAAGAG ATCTTTTCGGGTCTGAATGAGCTTCTAGGAAAACCAATTCCAGCGGGTTCAGACAACCTTACTTGGACATTGTTAAAACTGAATCACTCGGACAGTCATAAGCTTGATGCTTTTAATGATGAAGCCTGGATAGAGAACTGCAGCAAACTCAATATGGCAGTGGACATGATGCATGAATGCTTTGAGCCTGTTAAAGACCCTTACAGCAAGAGAGATCTTCTTAGGGATGTTATTTTCAATAGAAG GGCAAACCTCAAACGTCTGAATTTTGAAGGATTTTATACAATAGTTCTGCAGAAAGAAGATGAATTTATTTCCGTGGCTACTATTAG GGTCTGGGACAAGTTGGCAGAATTACCGCTCGTGGCTACTAGATTGGAGTATCGTCGAGTTGGAATGTGTCGCAAACTAATGAATGTATTGGAAAAG AAGCTCATGGAATTAGGAATTGAGAGAATCGTTTTGCCTGCTGTTTCTTCTGTGTTGAATACATGGACTGGTCCATTTGGTTTTTCCGAAATGATGGACTCCGAGAAATTAGCGTTAGTAGACCACATTTTCTTGAATTTTCAGGGAACTGTCATGTGTCACAAGAAACTGATGCAAATCCCATTCTGCTGA